In Streptomyces sp. P3, one DNA window encodes the following:
- a CDS encoding universal stress protein, with translation MLRPVVVGLDGSRESLAAADWAAREALRRGLPLRLVHAWEGGMSPVESELPEVEAPRYWARRILRGAMDRLNERYPQVHLSGEQISRPAADALVAAGDDCELLVLGSRAFSGLGGFLAGSVALATVAHASRPVVLVRADQALEDEHLPDPEGNHSARTPYRDVVVGVDPASPCEKLLAFAFETATPRAAPLRVVHAWQLPYMPTAAEAKARKAVSAAAEKALASVLGPWREKYPTVEVRELAGEGRPAQRLLDATQDAGLLIVGRRIRPAKLGVHTGPVAHAVMHHVRCPVAIVPHE, from the coding sequence GTGCTTCGCCCCGTTGTCGTAGGCCTGGACGGTTCGCGTGAGAGCCTCGCCGCCGCCGACTGGGCGGCCCGGGAGGCGCTGAGGCGCGGTCTGCCGCTGCGCCTGGTGCACGCGTGGGAGGGCGGGATGTCGCCCGTTGAGTCGGAGCTGCCCGAGGTGGAGGCGCCGCGCTACTGGGCGCGGCGGATCCTGCGCGGCGCCATGGACCGGCTCAACGAGCGCTACCCGCAGGTGCATCTGAGCGGCGAGCAGATCTCCCGGCCGGCGGCCGACGCTCTCGTCGCGGCCGGTGACGACTGCGAGCTGCTGGTCCTGGGCAGCCGCGCGTTCAGCGGCCTCGGTGGGTTCTTGGCCGGTTCGGTGGCGCTGGCGACGGTGGCCCACGCGTCGCGGCCCGTCGTTCTCGTACGGGCCGATCAGGCCCTGGAGGACGAGCACCTGCCGGACCCGGAGGGTAACCACTCGGCGCGCACCCCGTACCGCGACGTCGTGGTCGGCGTGGACCCGGCGTCTCCCTGCGAGAAACTGCTTGCGTTCGCCTTCGAGACCGCGACACCGCGTGCCGCACCGCTACGGGTCGTGCACGCGTGGCAGCTGCCCTACATGCCCACCGCGGCAGAGGCGAAGGCACGCAAGGCGGTCAGCGCTGCTGCCGAGAAGGCGCTGGCTTCCGTGCTCGGGCCGTGGCGGGAGAAATACCCCACCGTGGAGGTCCGCGAGCTGGCCGGGGAAGGCCGTCCGGCACAACGGCTGCTGGACGCGACGCAGGACGCCGGCCTGCTGATCGTCGGCCGCAGGATCCGCCCGGCCAAACTCGGCGTCCACACCGGTCCGGTCGCACACGCTGTGATGCACCATGTCCGGTGCCCGGTCGCCATCGTCCCTCACGAGTGA
- a CDS encoding oleate hydratase produces the protein MAKAYLVGSGVAALAAAAYLIREGDFDGADIHLFEEQDRIGGSLDAGGTPETGYSMRGGRMFEAEFRCTYDLLSTIPSLDDPSVSVTQEILAGHETFAWDDVSRLVDGDGKIVDVTSMGFSERDRLDLMRCLATSEGRLDAKAITDCFTDHFFTTNFWYMWCTTFAFQPWHSAIEFRRYLKRFIHLFPEFATMSGIHRTRYNQYDSIVRPLRAWLAERGVTIHTGCRVRDLVLAPGPRTTVERILLHRNDRDDEIRVAPDDLVLVTNGSMTDASSLGSHTEAPDPHSARRSDAWLLWHRLSRGRDDFGHPGVFDKHVPQSRWESFTVTARDRVFLEAMEKFSGQEAGRGGLMTFTASNWLLTIVVNRQPVYRDQPESVSVWWGYGLFPDRPGNLTGKPMTECSGREILDEVLHHLRFDEHLTQRVLASSTVVPCLMPYITSQFLVRRHGDRPRVMPRGSVNLAFIGQFAEVPDDVVFTVEYSVRTAWTAVAELLGLDRRPPEVYKGHHDPHVLKGALETMHRQ, from the coding sequence ATGGCAAAGGCATATCTCGTGGGCAGCGGCGTCGCCGCGCTCGCCGCAGCGGCGTACCTGATCCGCGAGGGCGACTTCGACGGGGCGGACATCCACCTCTTCGAGGAGCAGGACCGCATTGGCGGCAGCCTGGACGCGGGTGGCACCCCGGAGACCGGCTACTCCATGCGCGGCGGCCGCATGTTCGAGGCCGAGTTCCGCTGCACCTACGATCTGCTGTCGACCATTCCCTCGCTCGACGACCCCTCGGTCTCGGTGACCCAGGAGATCCTCGCCGGGCACGAGACGTTTGCCTGGGACGACGTCTCACGCCTCGTCGACGGCGACGGGAAGATCGTCGACGTGACCTCGATGGGCTTCTCCGAGCGAGACCGGCTGGACCTGATGCGCTGCCTAGCCACCTCCGAGGGGCGACTGGACGCCAAGGCCATCACCGACTGCTTCACCGACCACTTCTTCACCACGAACTTCTGGTACATGTGGTGCACCACGTTCGCCTTCCAGCCCTGGCACAGCGCGATCGAGTTCCGCCGCTACCTCAAGCGGTTCATCCACCTGTTCCCCGAGTTCGCCACCATGTCGGGGATCCATCGCACCCGCTACAACCAGTACGACTCCATCGTCCGCCCGCTGCGGGCCTGGCTGGCCGAGCGGGGCGTGACCATCCACACCGGCTGCCGGGTCCGGGATCTCGTGCTCGCACCGGGGCCGCGTACGACCGTCGAGCGGATCCTCCTGCACCGGAACGACCGTGACGACGAGATCCGCGTCGCCCCCGACGACCTCGTCCTGGTCACCAACGGCTCGATGACGGACGCCTCCAGCCTCGGCTCCCACACCGAGGCGCCCGACCCGCACAGCGCGCGCCGCTCCGACGCCTGGCTGCTGTGGCACCGACTGTCCCGGGGCCGGGACGACTTCGGCCACCCCGGCGTCTTCGACAAGCACGTTCCGCAGTCGAGGTGGGAGTCGTTCACCGTCACCGCCCGGGACCGGGTGTTCCTCGAGGCGATGGAGAAGTTCAGCGGACAGGAGGCGGGCAGGGGCGGGCTGATGACCTTCACTGCTTCCAACTGGCTGCTCACCATCGTGGTCAACCGCCAGCCCGTCTACCGGGACCAGCCCGAGAGCGTGTCGGTGTGGTGGGGATACGGCCTCTTCCCGGACCGGCCCGGCAACCTCACCGGCAAGCCGATGACCGAGTGCTCCGGGCGGGAGATCCTCGATGAGGTTCTGCACCACCTGCGGTTCGACGAGCACCTCACGCAGCGCGTCCTGGCGAGCTCGACCGTCGTGCCGTGCCTGATGCCGTACATCACCAGCCAGTTCCTGGTCCGCCGGCACGGCGACCGGCCCCGGGTCATGCCCAGGGGGTCGGTGAACCTCGCGTTCATCGGGCAGTTCGCCGAGGTACCGGACGACGTGGTGTTCACCGTCGAGTACTCCGTCCGCACCGCGTGGACGGCGGTCGCCGAACTGCTCGGACTCGACCGACGGCCGCCCGAGGTCTACAAGGGGCACCACGACCCGCACGTACTGAAAGGGGCACTGGAGACCATGCACCGCCAATAG
- a CDS encoding flavodoxin domain-containing protein, with protein MDLLVGFATAHGSTREIAERLAAKLSEAGLKAEARAMTTVDDADAYRAFVLGSAVHGQTWLDPAKAFLRDNLGPLGARPVWLFSVGMPGALRGPGKRLALREAPALVESLPGDLTHRNHRLFSGVIGRTVRYPASSRDSCRGPESLAWGFSLVCMLGQFVT; from the coding sequence ATGGACCTCCTGGTGGGGTTCGCGACCGCGCATGGCTCGACCCGTGAGATCGCCGAGCGACTGGCCGCCAAACTGAGTGAGGCGGGCCTGAAGGCCGAAGCGAGGGCCATGACCACGGTGGACGACGCGGACGCGTACCGCGCCTTTGTCCTCGGTAGCGCCGTCCATGGACAGACCTGGCTGGATCCGGCCAAGGCTTTCCTACGGGACAACCTCGGCCCACTGGGTGCCCGGCCGGTGTGGCTCTTCAGCGTCGGAATGCCGGGCGCCCTGCGCGGCCCCGGGAAACGCCTGGCGCTGCGGGAGGCACCGGCTCTCGTCGAGAGCCTGCCCGGAGATCTTACGCACCGGAACCATCGGCTGTTCTCCGGTGTCATCGGACGGACTGTGCGATATCCCGCGAGTTCCCGTGACTCCTGCCGGGGGCCAGAGTCCCTGGCCTGGGGCTTCTCCCTCGTTTGCATGCTCGGCCAGTTTGTGACGTAA
- a CDS encoding universal stress protein has product MTQRAADNTIVVGVDGSEASMEALRWATRQASALQADVVAVHAWQPIGAGFAPYAPSSARPTAAEQQQRAAQLLAETLRAVFGPQVGSAVRAVVVEGQPERVLVQQAHGALLLALGRTAHRQHDLPSMGSVGRACLRHATVPVVAVPAAERSARPVSPPGAIGAPAFARSGAA; this is encoded by the coding sequence ATGACACAACGCGCCGCCGACAACACCATCGTGGTGGGCGTCGACGGGTCCGAGGCGTCCATGGAGGCGCTGCGCTGGGCCACTCGGCAGGCCAGTGCACTGCAGGCGGACGTCGTCGCCGTACACGCCTGGCAACCGATCGGGGCCGGGTTCGCCCCCTACGCCCCCTCCTCGGCGCGTCCGACGGCCGCCGAGCAGCAGCAAAGGGCCGCACAACTGCTCGCCGAAACACTGCGCGCGGTCTTCGGCCCGCAGGTTGGCAGTGCCGTACGTGCCGTCGTGGTGGAGGGACAGCCCGAGCGGGTGCTGGTGCAGCAGGCGCACGGCGCCCTGCTGCTGGCCCTCGGGCGCACGGCCCACAGGCAGCACGACCTGCCCTCCATGGGCAGCGTGGGCCGCGCGTGCCTGCGGCACGCGACGGTCCCCGTGGTCGCGGTGCCCGCCGCAGAACGCTCCGCCCGTCCCGTTTCGCCGCCCGGGGCCATCGGGGCGCCCGCTTTCGCGAGGAGCGGCGCCGCATAG
- a CDS encoding ABC transporter permease has product MTALAVTRATLVRTLRDRTALFFMVLLPIAIIVVIGVTVSGFDQFRVGLVPAAQAGPVTRELTSDLEDAPGLRTRTYDTAEEARNALRRAELDAIVLMPSGLDADVRAGRSVTVRVLVEPSGSAGHSAVTSVSAVVTEHAARLQAARFAGDEAGGDFDTNLALARGAEQAATPIAVRSETVNGQSDFLPLGYSYSTPTMLVLFVFINALAGGAAIVETRRTGVYTRALAAPVAARTLVLGETVAYLLLALLQSMLIVGIGALAFDVAWGDPLAATVLVAVWALVGTGAGVLAGAVFRTPEQVHAIGPALGIGMGMLGGCMWPLAVVPDWLETTGHAVPQAWAVDAWTTLLSRNGDLSAILRELTVLAAFATALVTLASLALRHRLTTSSGT; this is encoded by the coding sequence ATGACCGCGCTCGCGGTAACCCGGGCCACCCTCGTGCGCACCCTGCGCGACCGCACGGCGCTGTTCTTCATGGTGCTGCTCCCGATCGCCATCATCGTCGTCATCGGGGTCACCGTCAGCGGCTTCGACCAGTTCCGGGTCGGTCTCGTCCCTGCCGCCCAAGCAGGGCCGGTGACGAGGGAGTTGACTTCGGATCTGGAGGACGCACCCGGGTTGCGAACCCGCACCTACGACACCGCCGAGGAGGCGCGGAACGCGCTGCGCCGCGCCGAACTGGACGCGATCGTGCTGATGCCGTCCGGCCTTGACGCGGACGTACGTGCCGGGCGTTCCGTCACCGTACGGGTCCTCGTGGAGCCCTCGGGCAGCGCCGGCCACTCGGCGGTGACCTCGGTGTCGGCAGTCGTCACCGAGCACGCTGCGCGCCTGCAGGCCGCCCGGTTCGCCGGCGACGAGGCCGGCGGCGACTTCGACACCAACCTCGCGCTCGCCCGCGGCGCCGAACAGGCCGCGACTCCGATCGCCGTACGCAGCGAAACCGTCAACGGCCAGAGCGATTTCCTCCCACTCGGCTACAGCTACAGCACCCCGACCATGCTGGTGCTGTTCGTGTTCATCAACGCCCTGGCCGGAGGTGCGGCCATCGTGGAGACACGGAGGACCGGGGTGTACACGCGGGCGCTCGCGGCGCCCGTCGCGGCCCGCACCCTGGTGCTCGGCGAGACGGTCGCCTACCTTCTGCTGGCCCTCCTGCAGTCAATGCTGATCGTCGGCATCGGCGCGCTGGCCTTCGACGTCGCCTGGGGCGATCCGCTCGCCGCGACTGTCCTGGTCGCCGTGTGGGCGCTCGTCGGCACCGGCGCCGGTGTGCTGGCCGGGGCCGTGTTCCGAACCCCGGAACAGGTGCACGCGATCGGCCCCGCGCTCGGCATCGGGATGGGCATGCTGGGCGGCTGCATGTGGCCGCTGGCCGTGGTCCCGGACTGGCTGGAGACCACAGGGCACGCGGTGCCGCAGGCCTGGGCGGTCGACGCGTGGACGACGCTGCTGTCGCGCAACGGGGACCTGTCGGCGATCCTTCGCGAGCTGACGGTCCTCGCGGCCTTCGCCACTGCCCTGGTCACCCTCGCGTCCCTCGCGCTGCGCCACCGGCTGACCACCAGTTCCGGCACGTGA
- a CDS encoding ABC transporter permease, protein MHVVLAIAAKDLRQRLRDRSAWVIVFLAPILISALMAMAFNNNDSFRANIGVVDLDRGPAATGLTQVLKSPELQGTVQVQSYDDESAARRAVDDGSVHAAIVVPDGFTESLRGTAAAPVRVLDSVDYGLQAQLARAVTESYVAQVNAGRLSVATAIAAGAPQRDIPELAAKAALLRLPEQVQPQGLPDDPLKVISYFGPSMGMFFVLFTVGFGARGYFIEQQQGTLDRIAAAPVGRGALLLGKSVSTFVYSLAGLATVTVVSWLAFGASWADPLGVAALSVAMAVCVVCLTALVIALVRTEQQAQGLASILVFALVLLGGNFVFASGTTPAIRTLALFTPNGWALRGFTDLGTGVRGWDAVGAPLLGIASFSIVVAAVTALLLRLRRTS, encoded by the coding sequence ATGCACGTCGTACTCGCCATCGCTGCCAAGGACCTCAGACAGCGGCTGCGCGACCGGTCCGCCTGGGTGATCGTGTTCCTGGCACCCATACTGATCTCGGCCCTCATGGCCATGGCGTTCAACAACAACGACTCGTTCCGCGCGAACATCGGCGTCGTCGACCTGGACCGGGGCCCGGCCGCCACCGGACTCACCCAGGTCCTGAAGAGCCCGGAGCTCCAAGGCACGGTCCAAGTGCAGTCCTACGACGACGAGAGCGCCGCCCGACGGGCCGTGGACGATGGCAGCGTGCACGCCGCCATCGTCGTACCCGACGGGTTCACCGAGTCGCTGCGGGGAACCGCGGCCGCACCGGTCCGGGTCCTGGACAGCGTCGACTACGGCCTGCAGGCCCAGCTCGCCCGGGCCGTCACCGAGTCGTACGTCGCCCAGGTCAACGCCGGCCGACTGTCGGTCGCCACAGCCATCGCCGCAGGCGCCCCACAGCGCGACATCCCCGAACTCGCCGCCAAGGCAGCCCTGTTGCGGCTGCCCGAGCAAGTCCAGCCGCAAGGCCTTCCCGACGACCCGCTGAAGGTGATCAGCTACTTCGGGCCCAGCATGGGCATGTTCTTCGTACTGTTCACAGTCGGCTTCGGGGCGCGCGGCTACTTCATCGAGCAGCAGCAGGGCACCCTCGACCGGATCGCTGCGGCACCCGTCGGGCGCGGTGCACTGCTGCTCGGCAAGTCGGTGTCGACGTTCGTCTACAGTCTGGCCGGGCTGGCCACCGTGACGGTCGTGTCATGGCTCGCCTTCGGCGCCAGCTGGGCGGACCCGCTCGGGGTCGCGGCGCTCAGCGTGGCCATGGCGGTGTGCGTGGTGTGTCTGACCGCGCTGGTCATCGCGCTGGTACGCACCGAGCAGCAGGCCCAGGGGCTCGCGTCGATCCTGGTCTTCGCGCTCGTCCTGCTCGGTGGCAACTTCGTCTTCGCCTCCGGCACGACACCGGCGATCCGCACCCTGGCCCTGTTCACGCCCAACGGCTGGGCCCTGCGCGGCTTCACCGACCTGGGCACCGGGGTGCGCGGCTGGGACGCCGTCGGCGCCCCGCTCCTGGGCATCGCTTCGTTCTCGATCGTCGTGGCCGCGGTGACGGCACTGCTCCTTCGGCTGAGGAGGACATCATGA
- a CDS encoding ABC transporter ATP-binding protein, translated as MNDPVRDPDATRAVLECGHLVRRFGERTAVDDVSLRIAPGETYGLLGPNGAGKTTTIRMVCGLLRPDTGTVHVAGQPVSTAAGPAKQLIGFVPQDVALYPDLSVRENLRFFGRLYRLPRRQLERRVDEVLHLVDLGARAHDRVDSLSGGMRRRLNIGAGLVHSPTLLVLDEPTVGVDPQSRHAILESVTRFGEEGMAILYTTHYMEEAERLCDRVGIIDRGRLVAEGTPRELVALVAERDRVRLTAVGNLAAYADACSRLARVEGAARTVGNGDVVELVVKDARSLLPDLLDLAHAQGADIRSVEIDEPDLEAVFLHLTGTALRE; from the coding sequence ATGAACGATCCCGTGAGGGACCCCGACGCCACCCGGGCCGTGCTCGAATGCGGCCACCTGGTCCGGCGGTTCGGTGAGCGGACCGCCGTCGACGACGTGAGCCTGCGCATCGCGCCGGGCGAGACGTACGGCCTGCTGGGGCCGAACGGCGCGGGCAAGACGACGACGATCAGGATGGTGTGCGGACTGCTACGCCCCGACACCGGGACCGTGCACGTGGCGGGGCAACCGGTGAGCACCGCCGCCGGGCCGGCCAAGCAGCTCATCGGCTTCGTCCCACAGGACGTGGCCCTCTACCCCGACCTCAGCGTCCGCGAGAACCTCCGCTTCTTCGGCCGCCTCTACCGGCTCCCCCGCCGCCAGTTGGAGCGCCGCGTCGACGAGGTGCTGCACCTCGTCGACCTCGGCGCACGGGCGCACGACCGCGTCGACTCCCTGTCGGGCGGCATGCGCAGGCGCCTCAACATCGGTGCCGGGCTGGTGCATTCGCCGACACTGCTGGTGCTGGACGAGCCGACCGTCGGCGTCGACCCGCAGAGCCGGCACGCCATCCTCGAGAGCGTCACCCGCTTCGGCGAGGAAGGCATGGCCATCCTCTACACCACGCACTACATGGAAGAGGCCGAACGGCTCTGCGACCGCGTCGGCATCATCGACCGCGGCCGCCTGGTCGCCGAGGGCACCCCACGCGAGCTGGTGGCGCTGGTCGCCGAGCGGGACCGGGTGCGGCTGACCGCCGTGGGCAACCTGGCGGCGTACGCCGACGCGTGCAGCCGCCTCGCCCGCGTCGAGGGCGCGGCACGGACCGTCGGCAACGGCGACGTCGTGGAACTGGTCGTCAAGGACGCCCGCAGCCTGCTGCCGGACCTCCTCGATCTCGCCCACGCACAGGGCGCCGACATCCGCAGCGTGGAGATCGACGAGCCCGACCTGGAGGCCGTCTTCCTCCACCTGACCGGCACCGCCCTGAGGGAGTGA
- a CDS encoding universal stress protein: protein MSGPMGGPVVVGVDGSPSSLAAVETAAWEAERRGTGLRLTHALVWPSTHVPPGIPPWDPDGGGLRDRVNGSLTEAERRARSVAPQVTITCDVLFGEPAAVLEIETRTASLTVVGGRRATRDGVLLHDSVADRLTAHGRCPTLVVRGRPEPAGPVVLADDASPALTAAAEFAFAEALGRGADLVVLHTRAGNGRLPLGPLSSLRTKYPDVAVRPRWLRGREGRVLVEASADAQLVVVGARHRVRNTLPGSVGRMLLRHAHCPVAVVPSAKV from the coding sequence ATGAGTGGCCCCATGGGTGGTCCGGTTGTGGTGGGCGTCGACGGCTCGCCGTCGAGTCTGGCCGCGGTGGAGACCGCGGCGTGGGAGGCAGAGCGGCGTGGGACGGGCCTGCGGCTGACGCACGCCCTCGTATGGCCGTCGACGCACGTCCCGCCTGGTATACCGCCCTGGGATCCGGACGGCGGAGGGCTGCGGGACCGGGTGAACGGTTCCTTGACCGAAGCCGAGCGGAGGGCGCGAAGCGTCGCGCCGCAGGTCACGATCACGTGTGACGTCCTCTTCGGCGAGCCCGCGGCCGTACTGGAGATCGAGACGCGTACCGCGTCGCTCACCGTGGTGGGCGGACGCCGAGCGACCCGCGACGGCGTTCTGCTGCACGACTCCGTCGCCGACCGGCTGACCGCCCACGGCCGTTGTCCCACCCTGGTCGTGCGGGGCAGGCCGGAGCCGGCCGGTCCTGTCGTGCTGGCCGACGACGCCTCACCGGCCCTCACGGCAGCGGCCGAATTCGCTTTCGCCGAAGCCTTGGGGCGCGGCGCCGATCTCGTCGTCCTGCACACACGGGCCGGGAACGGTCGGCTACCCCTCGGCCCGCTGTCCAGCCTGCGGACGAAGTACCCGGACGTTGCCGTGCGCCCCCGATGGCTGCGGGGCAGGGAGGGCCGAGTCCTCGTCGAGGCGAGTGCGGACGCGCAGCTTGTCGTGGTCGGCGCGCGTCACCGGGTCCGGAACACGCTGCCCGGCTCGGTCGGCCGGATGCTGCTGCGGCACGCGCACTGCCCCGTGGCCGTCGTCCCGAGCGCAAAGGTGTGA
- a CDS encoding OsmC family protein has translation MTRPASRSARSPRASGPVHREAYGPSRARHIPVRRVERSWPDSSSAWRLWTKYAVELFAASLATCVAFHAGRYLLRHGLHRTGLRVRMEFTMACDRPARVASIRLTITPPPGLSQQRHAALLAVASHCTVPSWMECASAPRTVPFVA, from the coding sequence ATGACACGGCCCGCTTCGCGTTCGGCGCGATCTCCTCGCGCTTCAGGGCCCGTTCACCGTGAGGCGTACGGGCCCTCTCGCGCACGGCACATTCCCGTACGGCGGGTTGAGCGTTCCTGGCCAGACTCGTCTTCCGCATGGCGGCTTTGGACGAAGTACGCCGTCGAACTGTTCGCCGCGTCGCTCGCCACCTGCGTCGCCTTCCACGCGGGCCGCTATCTCCTCCGCCATGGCCTGCACCGCACCGGGCTCCGGGTCCGTATGGAGTTCACCATGGCCTGCGACCGCCCCGCCCGTGTCGCGTCGATCCGCCTCACGATCACACCGCCGCCTGGGCTCTCCCAGCAGCGCCACGCAGCGCTGCTCGCGGTCGCGTCGCACTGCACGGTCCCGAGCTGGATGGAGTGTGCCTCGGCGCCGCGGACGGTGCCCTTCGTGGCGTAG
- the snpA gene encoding snapalysin: MTSTRRSSTSAKASRRLLALGLGVTFAALGSAVPASAQTTGSAAAPVTGYTGSAQESANNKAFFEAVLDSVAEKQAANPSLQSVTVYYNASQAPNFRSQISSAASIWNSSVSNVKLQSTSGSGDFAYYEGNDSRGSYASTNGHGRGYIFLDYAQNRQYDSIRVAAHETGHVLGLPDHYTGPCSELMSGGGPGTSCTNRYPNTTERSRVNQLWANGLAKALEKLNKVR, encoded by the coding sequence ATGACATCCACCCGTAGGTCCTCCACGTCCGCGAAGGCCTCCAGAAGACTGCTGGCGCTCGGCCTGGGCGTGACGTTCGCGGCCCTTGGCAGCGCGGTCCCGGCGAGCGCCCAGACAACCGGCTCCGCCGCCGCCCCTGTCACCGGTTACACCGGTTCGGCCCAGGAGTCGGCGAACAACAAGGCGTTCTTCGAAGCGGTCCTCGACTCGGTCGCCGAGAAGCAGGCGGCCAACCCGAGCCTGCAGTCGGTGACCGTCTACTACAACGCCTCCCAGGCGCCGAACTTCCGCTCCCAGATATCGAGCGCCGCCTCGATATGGAACAGTTCCGTGAGCAACGTCAAGTTGCAGTCCACCTCGGGCAGCGGCGACTTCGCCTACTACGAGGGCAACGACTCCCGGGGCTCGTACGCCTCCACCAACGGCCACGGCAGGGGCTACATCTTCCTCGACTACGCCCAGAACCGGCAGTACGACTCGATCCGCGTCGCCGCGCACGAGACCGGTCACGTGCTGGGGCTGCCGGACCACTACACCGGCCCGTGCAGCGAACTGATGTCGGGCGGCGGACCCGGCACGTCCTGCACCAACCGCTACCCCAACACGACCGAGCGCTCGCGCGTCAACCAGCTGTGGGCCAACGGCCTCGCCAAGGCGCTCGAGAAGCTGAACAAGGTGCGCTGA
- a CDS encoding LysR family transcriptional regulator has translation MELEVRHLRVLCAIADAGSLHKAARELGMAQPSLSTQLRRIEQLLGGRLFVRDSRGSRPTPLGQVVVSRARPLVDEFSAIVTETRAAAAHTAGGPRLRIGATASRAIPGWLSRLRARRPAVEPGLQMDVSANALLRQVAEGRLDLAFVHEVEGSPLRVPNGLCLRVLVEREPQFVTMAADHPAAAHPEVRLADLAHDRWMVDATVDGEWDGVCRVLRAAGIKPDLLHGDYLTAYLLAAIGEVVTVSQPTALPPRPDLVIRPLHGDPIGVRLLLAARTNAELDAESPELERAYWEAACQAPAYQEWLARGAAGRPAQTLRAVGA, from the coding sequence ATGGAGCTCGAGGTGAGGCACTTACGCGTGCTGTGCGCCATCGCCGACGCCGGCAGTCTGCACAAGGCGGCTCGCGAACTGGGCATGGCCCAGCCCTCGTTGAGCACCCAGCTGCGCCGTATCGAGCAGCTGCTGGGCGGCCGGCTCTTCGTCCGTGACTCCAGGGGCAGCCGCCCCACGCCGTTGGGTCAGGTCGTGGTCAGCCGCGCACGGCCGCTGGTGGACGAATTCTCCGCGATCGTGACCGAGACCCGGGCCGCGGCCGCCCACACGGCGGGCGGCCCCCGGCTGCGTATCGGCGCCACCGCCAGCCGGGCGATCCCGGGCTGGCTCAGCCGGCTGCGCGCCCGCAGGCCCGCGGTCGAGCCCGGCCTGCAGATGGACGTGTCCGCGAACGCCCTGCTGCGGCAGGTGGCCGAGGGCAGGCTCGACCTGGCGTTCGTGCACGAGGTCGAGGGCAGCCCGCTGCGCGTCCCGAACGGGCTGTGTCTGCGCGTCCTGGTGGAGCGCGAACCCCAGTTCGTCACCATGGCCGCCGACCATCCCGCGGCGGCCCACCCCGAGGTGCGTCTCGCGGACCTCGCTCACGACCGCTGGATGGTGGACGCCACGGTCGACGGGGAGTGGGACGGGGTGTGCCGAGTGCTGCGCGCCGCCGGGATCAAGCCCGATCTGCTGCACGGTGACTACCTCACCGCCTACCTCCTGGCCGCCATCGGCGAAGTCGTCACGGTCAGTCAGCCGACCGCACTGCCGCCCCGCCCCGACCTGGTCATCCGGCCCCTGCACGGCGACCCGATCGGTGTGCGGCTGCTGCTCGCGGCCCGCACGAACGCCGAACTCGACGCCGAATCACCGGAGTTGGAAAGAGCATACTGGGAAGCGGCCTGCCAGGCGCCTGCATACCAGGAGTGGCTGGCGCGCGGAGCCGCCGGACGGCCGGCACAGACACTGCGGGCGGTGGGAGCCTGA
- a CDS encoding PASTA domain-containing protein translates to MISRHIIGAAIGVLVIAGTASACGPDDTSGSSATPAVGTSKTAGGDDGKAETKAVPGFIGMGLQSAQDSARSAGFRSLSSHDSLGRGRMQAFDRNWKVCSQNIAAGKVVSVDTELDFGAVKLDETCPAKDQTAPAKAGGTMPDFAGKSVKTARAALDSGTSISVKDAAEDRFVLVESNWQVCTQKPAAGEKLNGQPVEFTAVKFGESCP, encoded by the coding sequence ATGATCAGTCGACACATCATCGGTGCAGCGATCGGCGTACTCGTCATCGCAGGCACCGCATCAGCCTGCGGTCCCGACGACACCTCCGGCAGCAGCGCGACACCCGCCGTCGGCACGTCGAAGACCGCGGGCGGCGATGACGGCAAGGCGGAGACGAAGGCCGTCCCCGGTTTCATCGGCATGGGACTGCAATCCGCCCAGGACAGCGCCCGGTCGGCCGGTTTCCGCAGCCTCTCCTCCCACGACTCCCTCGGCCGCGGCCGTATGCAGGCCTTCGACCGCAACTGGAAGGTCTGCAGCCAGAACATCGCCGCGGGAAAGGTGGTGTCCGTGGACACCGAGCTCGACTTCGGCGCGGTGAAACTCGACGAAACCTGCCCTGCCAAGGACCAGACCGCGCCGGCCAAGGCCGGTGGCACGATGCCCGACTTCGCGGGCAAAAGCGTGAAGACCGCCCGCGCCGCCCTCGACTCCGGGACGTCGATCTCCGTGAAGGACGCCGCCGAGGACCGGTTCGTGCTCGTCGAGTCGAACTGGCAGGTATGCACGCAAAAGCCCGCCGCCGGAGAGAAACTGAACGGGCAGCCCGTCGAGTTCACAGCGGTCAAGTTCGGTGAGAGCTGCCCCTGA